CCGCCTGGCGGCGCCCGGCACGATCGTCGATATCGGCCGGATCAAGGGTCTCTCTGGTATCAAAGATGGGAAGGGCGTCAAGATCGGCGCGACCACCACGTATGCGAGCGTGGTCGATTCCGACAAGTTCGGCGATTTCCCGGTTGTCGTGGATGCCACCAAGCAGGTCGGCGACCCGTCGGTGCGAAATCGGGGCACAGTTGGCGGCTCGATGGCGCACAACGACCCTGCGGCCGACCTTACTGCCGTGATGCTCGCCCTGAATGCATCCGTCACGGTCAAGGGAACCGGTGGTGAGCGAGACATCGCGCTCGACGACCTTTTCGTCGGGCTGTTGACCACCTCGCTGACCGAGGACGAGATCTTGACCAGCGTCAACATCCCGAGTGACTTCGCGGGCGCCAGGCAGGCTTACGTGAAGCACGCGCACCCGGCCTCGGGTTACGCCGTTGTTGGCGTGGCTGTAGCGGTCAAGGAAAAGGACGGAAAGGTCGAGTCCGCGCGGATCGCGGTGACCGGCGCTCCCGAACACGCCAAGCGCGCTACTTCGGCTGAAGCCGCTCTGGTCGGCAAGAAACTGGATGCCGAC
The genomic region above belongs to Thermomicrobiales bacterium and contains:
- a CDS encoding xanthine dehydrogenase family protein subunit M — its product is MYPQQFEYVRPTSVDEAISILASNPDAKVLAGGHSLIPAMKLRLAAPGTIVDIGRIKGLSGIKDGKGVKIGATTTYASVVDSDKFGDFPVVVDATKQVGDPSVRNRGTVGGSMAHNDPAADLTAVMLALNASVTVKGTGGERDIALDDLFVGLLTTSLTEDEILTSVNIPSDFAGARQAYVKHAHPASGYAVVGVAVAVKEKDGKVESARIAVTGAPEHAKRATSAEAALVGKKLDADSIAAAAALAADDLGELNSDVYASAEYRAHLVRVLTKRALTKAAGL